The following coding sequences lie in one Anguilla anguilla isolate fAngAng1 chromosome 14, fAngAng1.pri, whole genome shotgun sequence genomic window:
- the gnrh2 gene encoding progonadoliberin-2, which produces MVNTGRLVLILGVLLCLGAQLSLCQHWSHGWYPGGKRELDSLTTAEVLDEIKLCDGGECSYLRPQRKSLLKNILLDALAREFQRKRK; this is translated from the exons ATGGTGAACACCGGCAGGCTGGTGCTGATTTTGGGggtgctgctgtgtttggggGCGCAGCTCTCCCTGTGTCAGCACTGGTCCCACGGCTGGTACCCCGGGGGAAAGAGGGAGCTGGACTCCCTCACCACCGCCGAG gtattGGACGAGATAAAGCTCTGCGATGGGGGAGAATGCAGCTACTTGAGACCCCAGCGGAAAAGCCTCTTAAAAAACATTCTG CTGGACGCCCTCGCCCGGGAGttccagaggaagaggaagtga